The Mesorhizobium sp. B1-1-8 genome contains a region encoding:
- a CDS encoding ABC transporter ATP-binding protein, translated as MAFLDVVGVEKSYGSNQVVKTFSLSVESGEFVSFLGPSGCGKTTVLRMIAGFEEPSAGKIVIGGKDVTQLKPNQRNVGMVFQAYALFPNMTVAQNIGFGLKIAGMPKADADRRVAEMLDMIKLPQMADRYPYQLSGGQQQRIALARAIAPKPKLLLLDEPLSALDAKVRVSLREEIRSIQKKLDITTIFVTHDQEEALSISDRIAVMYGGIAEQVGTPFEIYNRPATKFVANFVGTLNVLEGTVTDATSGTVRVNTQELALKSKLNGSKSGDTLSLALRPEAISLAKQPGHDASLSGEIAEVHFLGSVIRVRVGIGGNMVSLDTFNNSTTPPPVVGQKADISFSSGDMLVLH; from the coding sequence ATGGCATTCCTTGACGTTGTGGGAGTCGAAAAAAGCTACGGCTCCAACCAGGTTGTGAAGACGTTCAGCTTGAGCGTCGAATCTGGCGAGTTCGTCTCGTTTCTCGGACCATCGGGTTGCGGCAAGACGACGGTGCTGAGGATGATCGCGGGCTTCGAAGAGCCCTCGGCTGGCAAGATCGTCATCGGCGGTAAGGACGTAACGCAGCTGAAGCCGAACCAGCGCAATGTCGGTATGGTCTTTCAGGCCTATGCCCTGTTTCCGAATATGACTGTCGCCCAGAATATCGGCTTCGGGCTGAAGATCGCCGGCATGCCGAAGGCTGACGCCGACAGGCGCGTCGCCGAAATGCTCGACATGATCAAGCTGCCGCAGATGGCCGACCGCTATCCCTATCAGCTCTCCGGCGGTCAGCAGCAGCGCATCGCCCTGGCCCGCGCCATCGCGCCGAAACCGAAGCTGCTGCTGCTCGACGAGCCGCTGTCGGCGCTCGACGCCAAGGTGCGCGTGTCGCTGCGCGAGGAAATCCGCTCGATCCAGAAGAAGCTCGACATCACCACCATCTTCGTCACCCATGACCAGGAAGAAGCGCTGTCGATCTCGGATCGCATTGCGGTCATGTATGGCGGCATAGCCGAGCAGGTCGGCACTCCGTTCGAGATCTACAACCGGCCGGCGACCAAGTTCGTCGCCAACTTCGTCGGCACGCTCAACGTGCTCGAAGGCACCGTCACCGACGCCACGTCCGGCACGGTGCGGGTCAACACGCAAGAACTCGCCCTCAAGAGCAAGCTCAACGGGTCGAAGTCCGGCGATACGCTGTCGCTTGCGCTGCGGCCGGAGGCGATTTCGCTGGCAAAGCAGCCCGGCCACGACGCCAGCCTTTCCGGTGAAATTGCGGAAGTGCATTTCCTCGGCTCTGTCATCCGGGTGCGTGTCGGCATCGGCGGCAACATGGTGTCGCTCGATACCTTCAACAATTCGACGACACCGCCGCCGGTCGTCGGCCAGAAGGCGGATATCTCCTTCTCGTCGGGCGACATGCTGGTGCTACACTAG
- a CDS encoding Dabb family protein: protein MIRHCVFVRFRNNVAAAERAAIHADLEALRSVIDGMDRVHFSANVSPEPFARGFNHGFTIDFRDAVARDAYLVHEAHQRAGARLVAALEGGTDGLMVFDLDLTKK from the coding sequence ATGATCCGGCATTGCGTCTTTGTCCGCTTTCGCAACAATGTTGCCGCTGCCGAGCGCGCGGCGATCCACGCCGACCTCGAAGCGCTGCGCTCCGTCATCGATGGCATGGACAGGGTGCACTTCAGCGCCAATGTCAGCCCGGAACCCTTCGCGCGGGGCTTCAATCACGGCTTTACCATCGACTTCCGCGATGCCGTCGCCCGCGACGCCTATCTTGTGCACGAGGCGCATCAGCGCGCCGGCGCCAGGCTTGTCGCGGCGCTTGAGGGTGGCACGGATGGATTGATGGTCTTCGATCTCGATCTTACGAAAAAGTGA
- a CDS encoding ABC transporter substrate-binding protein, with protein sequence MFKFTGKVLSLSAAALFASTVISSAASMDDLVKAAKAEGQLTVIALPHDWCGYGAVIDAFKAKYPEIKINELNPDAGSGDEVEAIKANKGNTGPQAPDVIDVGLSFGPTAKDAGLIQPYKVSTWDSIPDSAKDADGFWYGDYYGVLALEVNKDIVKDSPKDWADLLKADYANTVALAGDPRTANQAIQGVYAAGLSAAKGDASKAAEEGLKFFAELNKKGNFVPVVGKIASLTQGATPIIIRWDYNALADRDNGKGTNIDVVVPETGVVAGVYVQAISAFAPHPNAAKLWMEYLYSDEGQIGWLKGYCHPIRFNDLAKNGKVPAELLAKLPPAEAYAKAVFPTLDEQNASKAAITKDWDAVVGAAVK encoded by the coding sequence ATGTTCAAGTTCACGGGGAAAGTGCTTTCCCTTTCGGCCGCGGCGCTTTTCGCGTCGACGGTGATTTCGTCCGCAGCTTCGATGGACGATCTCGTCAAGGCCGCTAAGGCGGAAGGCCAGCTCACTGTCATCGCGTTGCCGCATGACTGGTGCGGCTACGGGGCAGTGATCGACGCTTTCAAGGCTAAGTATCCGGAAATCAAGATCAACGAACTCAACCCGGACGCCGGCTCGGGCGACGAGGTCGAGGCGATCAAGGCCAACAAGGGCAATACCGGTCCTCAGGCTCCCGACGTTATCGACGTCGGCCTGTCCTTCGGCCCGACGGCCAAGGACGCCGGCCTGATCCAGCCGTACAAAGTGTCCACCTGGGACTCGATCCCGGACTCCGCCAAGGATGCCGATGGGTTCTGGTATGGCGATTACTACGGCGTTCTGGCGCTCGAGGTGAACAAGGACATCGTTAAGGATTCGCCGAAGGATTGGGCCGATCTTCTGAAGGCTGACTATGCCAACACGGTGGCGCTTGCCGGCGACCCGCGCACGGCAAACCAGGCCATCCAGGGAGTCTACGCGGCTGGCCTTTCGGCCGCTAAGGGCGACGCTTCCAAGGCTGCCGAGGAAGGTTTGAAGTTCTTTGCGGAACTCAACAAGAAGGGCAATTTCGTTCCGGTCGTCGGCAAGATTGCTTCGCTGACCCAGGGCGCAACGCCGATCATCATCCGCTGGGACTACAATGCTCTGGCCGATCGCGACAATGGCAAGGGCACCAACATCGACGTCGTGGTGCCTGAAACAGGTGTCGTTGCAGGCGTCTACGTTCAGGCGATCAGCGCCTTCGCTCCGCATCCGAATGCCGCCAAGCTGTGGATGGAATACCTCTATTCCGACGAAGGCCAGATCGGCTGGCTGAAGGGCTATTGCCACCCGATCCGCTTCAACGATCTGGCCAAGAACGGCAAGGTCCCGGCGGAATTGCTGGCCAAGCTGCCGCCAGCTGAAGCTTATGCGAAGGCCGTGTTCCCGACGCTCGACGAACAGAATGCCTCGAAAGCTGCAATCACCAAGGATTGGGACGCTGTCGTGGGTGCTGCCGTCAAGTAA
- a CDS encoding iron-containing alcohol dehydrogenase — protein sequence MSKLISKWNYPTTVRFGAGRIKELPDALAAAGIKRPLFVTDPGLAKLPVVATALKILDDAKVPYAVFSEVKPNPVESNLTAGIAVFKQGKHDGVIAFGGGSALDLGKLIAFQAGQTRPVWDFEDIGDWWTRANSDAIAPIIAVPTTAGTGSEVGRAGVLTNEATHTKKIIFHPKLLPAIVIADPELSVGMPSFITTGTGMDALAHCLEAYCAPGYHPMADGIAVEGIRLVFENLPKAFADGKDLVARAHMMSAAAMGAAAFQKGLGAIHSLSHPIGALYDTHHGMTNAVFMPYVLAFNREAIEDRIARLAAYCGIKGGFDGFARAIIKLRKELKVPHALPGLIKGLDMDKKRKGLIADMAVVDPTAGSNPVKLTKKAAITLLENAIAGSV from the coding sequence ATGTCCAAGCTGATTTCCAAATGGAACTATCCCACCACCGTCCGCTTCGGCGCCGGCCGTATCAAGGAACTGCCGGATGCGCTGGCGGCTGCCGGTATCAAGCGGCCGCTGTTCGTCACCGATCCGGGCCTGGCGAAATTGCCGGTCGTCGCCACTGCGCTGAAGATCCTCGACGACGCCAAGGTGCCTTATGCCGTGTTTTCCGAGGTCAAGCCCAACCCGGTCGAGTCGAACCTGACCGCCGGCATCGCCGTGTTCAAGCAAGGCAAGCATGACGGCGTCATCGCCTTCGGCGGCGGCTCGGCGCTCGACCTCGGCAAGCTGATCGCCTTCCAGGCCGGGCAGACGCGCCCAGTGTGGGATTTCGAGGATATCGGCGACTGGTGGACCAGGGCCAATTCCGACGCGATCGCGCCGATCATCGCGGTACCGACGACGGCCGGCACCGGCTCGGAGGTGGGTCGCGCCGGGGTCCTCACCAACGAGGCGACGCACACCAAGAAGATCATCTTCCATCCGAAGCTTTTGCCGGCAATCGTTATCGCCGATCCGGAACTGTCGGTCGGCATGCCAAGCTTCATCACCACCGGCACCGGCATGGACGCACTCGCCCACTGCCTCGAAGCCTATTGCGCGCCGGGCTATCACCCGATGGCCGACGGCATCGCCGTGGAAGGCATTCGGCTGGTGTTCGAGAACCTGCCGAAGGCCTTCGCCGACGGCAAGGATCTCGTCGCCCGCGCCCATATGATGAGCGCCGCCGCGATGGGTGCCGCGGCCTTCCAGAAGGGGCTGGGTGCCATCCATTCGCTGTCGCATCCGATCGGCGCGCTCTACGACACCCATCATGGCATGACCAATGCGGTGTTCATGCCCTATGTGCTCGCCTTCAACCGCGAGGCGATCGAGGACCGTATCGCCCGGCTCGCCGCCTATTGCGGCATCAAGGGCGGCTTCGACGGCTTCGCCAGGGCGATCATCAAGCTGCGCAAGGAGCTCAAGGTGCCGCATGCGCTGCCCGGCCTGATCAAGGGCCTCGACATGGACAAGAAGCGAAAAGGCCTGATCGCCGACATGGCGGTGGTCGATCCGACCGCCGGCAGCAACCCGGTCAAGCTGACCAAGAAGGCGGCGATCACGCTGCTCGAGAACGCCATCGCCGGGTCTGTATGA
- a CDS encoding endonuclease/exonuclease/phosphatase family protein, with the protein MKLISYNIQYGYGSDGRYDLTRCAKLVEGADVIALQEVERHWQRSNGDDQPEILSRLLPDYHWVYGPAYDMDASEKRDGRVINRRRQFGTMVLSKQPIVWSRLHTLPLRRTLRPLNTRNAALECMIRTPAGPVRFFSLHLAHIAAEERLEQIDYLLAEHRRAPSDGGPWSGADDEPQRNWTNGEPEPESPQAAIWLGDFNTEPGSAEYRRIAGSTPYHRGAAYIDGFVDAAAVAGEPTGDFHTHEKIIDGRLAKRRLDHCFVGGMLAGRVRSVGADIGEVASDHFPLRVDIDLETPFGSPAG; encoded by the coding sequence ATGAAGCTGATCAGCTACAACATCCAGTACGGCTATGGCAGCGACGGCCGCTATGACCTGACACGCTGCGCCAAGCTGGTCGAGGGCGCCGACGTCATTGCCTTGCAGGAGGTCGAGCGGCACTGGCAGCGCAGCAATGGGGACGACCAGCCGGAAATCCTGTCGCGGCTGCTGCCGGACTATCACTGGGTCTACGGCCCGGCCTACGACATGGACGCCAGCGAAAAGCGCGACGGCCGCGTCATCAATCGCCGCCGGCAGTTCGGCACCATGGTGCTGTCCAAGCAGCCGATCGTCTGGTCTCGGCTGCACACGCTGCCGCTGCGTCGCACGCTGCGTCCGCTCAACACCCGCAACGCCGCGCTCGAATGCATGATCCGCACGCCGGCGGGGCCGGTGCGTTTTTTCTCGCTGCATCTTGCCCATATCGCGGCGGAGGAGCGGCTGGAGCAGATCGACTATCTGCTCGCCGAGCACCGGCGGGCGCCTTCCGATGGCGGCCCCTGGAGCGGCGCCGACGACGAGCCGCAGCGAAACTGGACGAATGGCGAGCCCGAGCCGGAAAGCCCGCAGGCGGCGATCTGGCTCGGCGATTTCAACACGGAGCCGGGCAGCGCGGAATACCGGCGCATCGCCGGCAGCACGCCTTATCATCGCGGCGCCGCCTATATCGATGGTTTCGTCGATGCCGCAGCCGTGGCCGGTGAGCCGACAGGGGACTTCCACACGCATGAGAAGATCATCGACGGACGGCTGGCGAAACGCCGTCTCGACCATTGCTTCGTCGGCGGCATGCTGGCGGGCCGCGTGCGCTCGGTCGGCGCCGATATCGGCGAGGTCGCCTCCGACCATTTTCCGCTCAGGGTCGATATCGATCTCGAAACGCCGTTCGGCTCACCCGCCGGGTGA
- a CDS encoding ABC transporter permease, protein MAEATLMTAPPAGVVSKRQRTVSFAVLGLAPFAIFAALFLIVPTGLLLVRAFETPDGGLTFDNILEIFRQGSIVKSFLLSIEVSAVSAVGGTFFGFFIAYAITLGGLPSWVRSAVMTFAGVASNFAGVPLAFAFIATLGRVGLVAFVLRDWFGVNFNATGFNLYSFVGLSIVYLYFQIPLMVLVFVPALEGLKREWREATAVLGGTNSDYWRYVAIPVLWPSILGSALLLFANSFGAVATAYALTGSSLTIVPIQLFAQIRGDVLNNPGLGYAIALGMVVITSITSGGYILLRSWSERWVR, encoded by the coding sequence ATGGCCGAAGCTACATTGATGACCGCACCGCCCGCCGGTGTCGTTTCAAAGCGCCAGCGGACTGTTTCATTCGCCGTGCTCGGCCTGGCGCCGTTCGCCATTTTCGCAGCGCTTTTTCTCATTGTGCCGACTGGCTTGTTGCTCGTCCGTGCCTTCGAAACCCCAGATGGCGGGCTGACGTTCGACAATATCCTTGAAATCTTCCGACAGGGATCAATCGTAAAGTCGTTCCTGCTCAGTATCGAGGTCAGCGCCGTCTCGGCCGTAGGCGGAACGTTCTTCGGCTTCTTCATCGCTTATGCCATCACCCTCGGTGGCTTGCCGTCCTGGGTCCGCAGCGCCGTGATGACTTTTGCTGGCGTTGCATCGAATTTTGCCGGCGTTCCTCTGGCTTTCGCGTTCATCGCGACCTTGGGACGCGTGGGACTTGTCGCTTTCGTGCTGCGTGATTGGTTCGGCGTCAATTTCAACGCCACCGGCTTCAATCTTTACAGCTTCGTCGGTCTTTCGATCGTCTACCTGTATTTCCAGATCCCGCTCATGGTACTGGTGTTCGTGCCGGCGCTGGAGGGTCTGAAGCGCGAATGGCGAGAAGCGACCGCCGTGCTCGGAGGCACCAATTCCGACTATTGGCGCTACGTCGCGATCCCGGTGCTTTGGCCCAGCATTCTGGGTTCGGCATTGCTGTTGTTCGCCAATTCCTTCGGTGCTGTCGCCACGGCCTACGCGCTCACCGGCTCATCGCTGACGATTGTCCCTATCCAGCTGTTTGCGCAGATTCGTGGCGACGTGCTGAACAACCCGGGCCTTGGCTATGCCATTGCTCTTGGAATGGTGGTGATCACCAGTATTACCAGTGGCGGATATATTCTCCTGCGTAGCTGGAGCGAGAGGTGGGTTCGATGA
- a CDS encoding aldehyde dehydrogenase family protein produces MTEMVKLKSPIDGSIYAERPVATDQAINAAVERAKAAQEKWAETPVVERGKYMLAMLEALVGMSDEIVPEIAWQMGRPVRYGGEFGGVRERTNYMVEIAEQALRPVMASNPKDGFRRYVKKVPLGVVLVIAPWNYPYLTAVNTIVPALMAGSAVILKHAAQTLLVGERFQQAFDKAGLPKGLFQNLVMNHGQTEKLLGSGKIDHVNFTGSVAGGRAIEKAAAGTFMTLGLELGGKDPAYVLPDAKMDHAVANLVDGAFYNSGQCCCGIERVYVHEKIYDEFVEGFVAETRNYVVGNPLDQATTMGPMAQARFADLIREQKAEALRKGAKAHINMKVANDTPGSPYLAPEVLTDVDHQMSFMREESFGPIVGIMKVRNDEEAIALMNDSPYGLTASIWTSDTEHAVAIGDRVETGTLFMNRCDYLDPALVWTGVKDTGKGAALSAIGYDNLTRPKSYHLREAI; encoded by the coding sequence ATGACCGAAATGGTCAAACTCAAATCCCCCATCGACGGCTCGATCTATGCGGAGCGGCCGGTCGCGACCGACCAGGCGATCAACGCGGCGGTCGAGCGCGCCAAGGCGGCGCAGGAGAAATGGGCCGAGACGCCGGTCGTCGAGCGCGGCAAGTACATGCTGGCGATGCTGGAGGCGCTGGTCGGCATGAGCGACGAGATCGTGCCGGAGATCGCTTGGCAGATGGGCCGGCCGGTGCGCTACGGCGGCGAGTTCGGCGGCGTCAGGGAGCGCACCAACTACATGGTCGAGATCGCCGAACAGGCGCTCAGGCCGGTCATGGCCTCCAACCCCAAGGACGGGTTCCGCCGTTATGTGAAGAAGGTGCCGCTCGGCGTGGTCCTGGTGATTGCGCCGTGGAATTATCCTTATCTCACCGCCGTCAACACCATCGTGCCGGCGCTGATGGCCGGCAGCGCCGTCATCCTCAAACATGCGGCGCAGACGCTGCTGGTCGGCGAGCGCTTTCAACAGGCTTTCGACAAGGCCGGTCTGCCCAAGGGCCTGTTCCAGAACCTGGTCATGAACCATGGCCAGACCGAAAAACTGCTCGGCTCGGGAAAAATCGACCACGTCAACTTCACCGGTTCGGTCGCCGGCGGGCGCGCCATCGAGAAGGCGGCGGCCGGCACCTTCATGACGCTCGGCCTCGAGCTCGGCGGCAAGGATCCAGCCTATGTGCTGCCCGACGCCAAGATGGACCATGCAGTTGCCAATCTGGTCGACGGCGCCTTCTATAATTCCGGCCAGTGCTGCTGCGGCATCGAGCGGGTCTATGTGCATGAGAAGATCTATGACGAGTTCGTCGAAGGTTTTGTCGCCGAGACCAGGAACTATGTCGTCGGCAATCCGCTGGACCAGGCGACCACGATGGGGCCTATGGCGCAGGCGCGCTTCGCCGACCTGATCCGCGAGCAGAAGGCCGAGGCGCTGCGCAAGGGCGCCAAGGCGCATATCAATATGAAGGTGGCTAACGACACTCCCGGCTCGCCTTACCTGGCGCCGGAAGTGCTGACCGACGTCGACCATCAGATGAGCTTCATGCGCGAGGAAAGTTTCGGCCCGATCGTCGGCATCATGAAGGTGCGCAACGACGAGGAGGCGATCGCCCTGATGAATGACAGCCCCTACGGCCTGACGGCCTCGATCTGGACCAGCGACACCGAACATGCGGTGGCGATCGGCGACCGTGTCGAGACCGGCACCCTCTTCATGAACCGCTGCGACTATCTCGATCCGGCACTGGTCTGGACCGGCGTCAAGGATACCGGCAAGGGCGCAGCGCTTTCGGCCATCGGCTACGACAACCTGACCCGGCCGAAATCATACCACCTGCGCGAAGCCATCTGA
- a CDS encoding MFS transporter → MNLTTEQKKTVIASFLGWTLDAFDFFLLTFVLTDIATEFHTDVPAVSKALFLTLATRFIGAFFFGMLADKYGRKPILMLNIVSYSVIGALAAFSPNLGIFLALRALFGIAMGGEWGLGSSLAMESIPPSARGTVSGILQCGYPAGYLLAAAVYGLLYGQTIGGYAIGWRAMFLLSFVPALVVLFIRSHVPESPAFVEGRAQARPGLIETLRKHWGIALYAVVLMMFFNFFSHGTQDLYPTFLKKEHGFDPHTVSWITIVANIGAIVGGLAFGALSERIGRINAITIACVIALPSIPLWAYSTTPFMLAIGAFVMQVAVQGAWGVVPAHLNELSPGPVRATLPGFIYQAGNLAASYGGPYQAGIAEAPGGSYGYALALFAGVVAVCIIVVIRFSPEKRGEVMTVLG, encoded by the coding sequence TTGAACCTCACCACCGAGCAGAAGAAAACCGTAATCGCATCGTTCCTTGGCTGGACACTCGATGCTTTCGATTTCTTCCTTCTGACATTCGTGCTCACCGATATTGCAACTGAATTCCACACAGACGTGCCGGCAGTCTCCAAGGCGCTTTTCCTGACCTTGGCGACGCGTTTCATCGGCGCCTTCTTCTTCGGCATGCTTGCCGATAAATACGGGCGCAAGCCCATCCTGATGCTCAACATCGTCAGCTATTCCGTGATCGGGGCGCTTGCCGCCTTTTCGCCAAATCTCGGCATCTTCCTGGCGCTGCGGGCGCTCTTCGGCATTGCCATGGGCGGCGAATGGGGTCTCGGCAGCTCGCTTGCCATGGAATCCATTCCGCCGAGCGCCCGCGGCACGGTTTCGGGCATCCTGCAATGCGGCTATCCGGCTGGCTACCTGCTCGCTGCGGCGGTCTATGGACTGCTCTACGGGCAGACGATCGGCGGCTACGCCATCGGCTGGCGCGCCATGTTCCTGCTCAGCTTCGTGCCGGCGCTGGTCGTGCTCTTCATTCGCTCGCATGTGCCGGAATCGCCGGCTTTCGTCGAAGGCCGAGCCCAGGCGAGACCGGGGCTGATCGAGACGCTGCGGAAACACTGGGGCATCGCGCTCTATGCGGTGGTGCTGATGATGTTCTTCAACTTCTTCAGCCATGGCACGCAGGACCTCTACCCGACCTTCCTGAAGAAGGAGCACGGCTTCGACCCGCACACGGTGAGCTGGATCACCATCGTCGCCAATATCGGCGCCATCGTCGGTGGCCTGGCATTCGGCGCGCTGTCGGAGAGGATCGGCCGCATCAATGCCATCACCATCGCCTGCGTGATCGCCTTGCCGTCGATCCCGCTCTGGGCCTATTCGACGACGCCGTTCATGCTGGCGATCGGCGCCTTCGTCATGCAGGTCGCGGTGCAAGGCGCCTGGGGCGTGGTGCCGGCGCATCTCAACGAGCTGTCGCCGGGCCCGGTGCGGGCGACCTTGCCCGGTTTCATCTACCAGGCCGGCAATCTCGCCGCATCCTATGGCGGCCCCTACCAGGCCGGCATCGCCGAGGCTCCCGGCGGCAGCTACGGCTACGCGCTGGCGCTGTTTGCCGGCGTGGTTGCCGTCTGCATCATCGTCGTCATCCGCTTCAGCCCGGAAAAACGCGGCGAGGTGATGACGGTGCTGGGCTGA
- a CDS encoding ABC transporter permease, which produces MKTNSLFAWIIVALAGIYFVLPLVATLEYAMRQLPAGAAPGWFFLGKPHSFDAFISSVVSPRFQVDFLRSIVLAIAAILLGILLVVPTAYLIRLKFPGWRSPVEFVTLLPLVIPAIIIVFGYSRLYLATSLSPFNKSPFATDILLTFGYVTLALPYMYRSVDTGMRAIDVKTLTEAAQILGAGSSSILFKVVLPNVRSAVLSGAFLTFAIVIGEFTFASLLARPVFGTYLQEIGANQPYEPSALALIAFFITWACMGLIQVVGRARK; this is translated from the coding sequence ATGAAAACCAATTCGCTTTTCGCCTGGATCATCGTAGCTCTCGCAGGTATTTACTTTGTGCTGCCGCTTGTCGCGACGTTGGAATACGCGATGCGCCAGTTGCCTGCCGGCGCCGCGCCAGGATGGTTCTTCCTGGGCAAACCGCATAGCTTTGATGCGTTTATATCGTCGGTCGTCAGCCCGCGCTTCCAAGTCGATTTTCTGCGCTCCATAGTCCTCGCCATCGCCGCGATATTGCTCGGAATACTTCTCGTCGTTCCGACCGCTTATCTTATCCGGCTAAAATTTCCAGGCTGGAGGTCTCCGGTCGAGTTCGTGACTTTGCTTCCGCTGGTCATTCCGGCAATTATCATCGTCTTCGGTTATAGTCGCCTGTATCTCGCGACGTCGCTGTCCCCATTCAACAAGTCGCCTTTTGCTACAGATATCCTGCTGACATTCGGTTATGTGACGCTGGCATTGCCTTACATGTATCGCTCGGTCGATACGGGTATGCGAGCAATCGACGTGAAGACATTGACCGAAGCCGCGCAGATTCTGGGTGCGGGAAGTTCGAGCATCCTGTTCAAGGTGGTGCTGCCAAATGTGCGCTCGGCCGTGTTGAGCGGTGCCTTCTTGACGTTTGCTATCGTCATCGGTGAATTTACCTTCGCCAGTCTGCTTGCGCGCCCGGTCTTCGGCACGTACTTGCAGGAAATCGGGGCCAACCAGCCGTATGAGCCGTCGGCTTTAGCGTTGATTGCCTTCTTCATTACCTGGGCTTGCATGGGCCTGATCCAGGTCGTCGGCCGCGCGCGGAAATGA
- a CDS encoding cation:proton antiporter: MALFEITLILLLTAVALTALSRRLEIPYPSLLALAGAGLAFVPGAPMIEIDPELALALFIAPVLLDAAYDTSLRDLKRYRLSLVMLALGAVVFTTVVVAFVGWKMAGLPIAAAIALGAIVAPPDAVAASAVLNQFKVPHRITAILKGESLLNDATALLIYRISVSAAIGSLMLKDAVPVILLATVGSVIAGYLFGRFSLVALSRIEDAASSTVVQFAGTFAVWIIADRIGLSAIITIVVYAITIARTAPRRMSARRRVSTYSVWESAVFVLNVLAFVLMGLQARSIVGRLAGDGQGDAFLFAATVLIVVIVARLVWVLGYVTVIRRFSRYDSEVQKRDAPTFAGAVLVGWCGMRGLVTLVVAIALPAGFPGRDPIVLAAFAVVLGTLVLQGMSLKPLLRVLNFERDTTIDREVAQARVAIMQAALDVLSRKTTAAAAVVREQYEAQRLIAENPENAQAATEYDRLRLYAINRQRDTLEELRSNGTIGDEAYHRLEEEIDWSELAASPAGSFQPLTTY; the protein is encoded by the coding sequence ATGGCCCTTTTCGAAATCACCCTCATTCTGCTCCTCACCGCCGTCGCGCTGACGGCGCTGTCGCGGCGGCTCGAAATACCCTATCCGTCGCTGCTGGCTCTGGCGGGAGCCGGACTTGCCTTCGTGCCCGGCGCCCCGATGATCGAGATCGATCCGGAACTGGCGCTTGCCCTGTTCATCGCGCCGGTGCTTCTCGACGCCGCCTATGACACCTCGCTGCGCGACCTGAAGCGCTACCGGCTGTCGCTGGTCATGCTGGCGCTTGGCGCCGTCGTCTTCACCACTGTGGTGGTCGCTTTCGTCGGCTGGAAGATGGCCGGCCTGCCGATCGCGGCGGCGATCGCGCTCGGCGCCATCGTTGCACCGCCGGATGCGGTGGCGGCGAGCGCGGTGCTCAATCAGTTCAAGGTACCGCACCGCATCACCGCCATCTTGAAGGGCGAGAGCCTGCTCAACGATGCCACGGCACTTTTGATCTACCGGATATCGGTTTCTGCGGCCATTGGCTCGCTGATGCTGAAGGATGCAGTGCCGGTGATCCTGCTGGCGACGGTCGGCAGCGTTATCGCCGGCTATCTGTTCGGCCGCTTCTCGTTGGTGGCGCTGTCGCGCATCGAGGATGCGGCAAGCAGTACGGTGGTGCAGTTCGCGGGAACCTTCGCCGTCTGGATCATCGCCGACAGGATCGGGCTGTCAGCCATCATCACCATCGTCGTCTATGCCATCACCATAGCGCGTACAGCGCCGCGCCGAATGTCGGCAAGACGGCGCGTCAGCACCTATTCGGTCTGGGAGTCGGCGGTGTTCGTGCTCAACGTGCTGGCCTTCGTGCTGATGGGCCTGCAGGCGCGCTCGATCGTCGGCCGGCTCGCCGGCGACGGGCAAGGCGACGCATTTCTCTTTGCCGCAACGGTGCTGATCGTCGTCATCGTGGCGCGCCTTGTCTGGGTGCTGGGTTATGTCACGGTCATACGGCGGTTTTCCCGCTACGACAGCGAAGTGCAAAAGCGAGATGCGCCGACGTTTGCCGGTGCCGTGCTCGTCGGCTGGTGCGGCATGCGGGGATTGGTGACGCTGGTGGTGGCCATCGCCCTGCCGGCCGGCTTCCCCGGCCGTGACCCGATCGTGCTTGCGGCCTTCGCGGTCGTGCTCGGCACGCTGGTGCTGCAAGGCATGAGCCTGAAGCCTCTGCTGCGGGTGCTCAATTTCGAACGGGATACGACGATAGACCGCGAGGTAGCCCAGGCGCGCGTCGCCATCATGCAGGCCGCGCTCGACGTGCTGAGCCGCAAGACGACGGCCGCGGCGGCTGTCGTGCGCGAGCAGTATGAGGCCCAGCGCCTGATTGCGGAGAACCCGGAGAATGCACAGGCGGCGACCGAATACGACCGGCTGCGCCTCTATGCCATCAACCGCCAGCGCGATACGCTCGAGGAATTGCGCAGCAACGGGACGATCGGCGACGAGGCCTATCACCGCCTGGAAGAGGAGATCGACTGGTCGGAGCTTGCCGCGTCTCCGGCCGGAAGCTTCCAGCCGCTCACGACGTATTGA